From Megalobrama amblycephala isolate DHTTF-2021 linkage group LG24, ASM1881202v1, whole genome shotgun sequence, the proteins below share one genomic window:
- the LOC125260223 gene encoding rho guanine nucleotide exchange factor 7 isoform X4, with amino-acid sequence MLWSLAESRHQISTRNGTDEGPHRCPSVRHLKKEDPDPVSMRDTTKHNHSQLVLWSWTKKELHHRLYTQPIREWEGKAPHTYGDIIHSSSVYLHSGYTKAMSERYLVLFSFHLLILALDSSNHDFIYEGILPLSAIEVHLISQQDPSSPHMFEIRGPMVDSKIFICASAAETKTWIENIEERRHKSLRQQLSPSHSALSYLVPCDENWKKEELKRYLLRSPILQWEGTPIQHMGYPKYLSLVHISYIYTQDRFLQGPQERLLVLFPFDLLILSLDCHHVRVKYEGRLPLKSIKAMERSALHGRLEFELTGELMEPLLVSCIYPEDYQNWIFQLQQPDKVADSLPHHTPPPLIPKKRRS; translated from the exons GACCCAGATCCTGTCTCTATGAGGGACACAACAAAACACAACCATTCACAA ctgGTGCTTTGGAGCTGGACAAAAAAAGAGCTCCATCACAGGCTGTAcactcagccaatcagagaatGGGAAGGAAAGGCACCACACACTTATGGAGACATTATCCACTCGTCTTCTGTGTATTTACACAGTGGATACACAAAG GCTATGAGTGAAAGATATCTGGTTTTATTTTCCTTCCATTTGTTAATCCTTGCTTTGGACAGCTCTAATCATGATTTTATTTATGAG GGCATCCTTCCTCTCTCAGCCATTGAGGTTCATCTGATCTCACAGCAGGACCCCAGTTCTCCACATATGTTTGAGATTAGAG GACCTATGGTGGACtcaaagatcttcatttgtgctaGTGCAGCTGAAACAAAAACCTGGATAGAGAACATTGAGGAAAGGAGACACAAATCCCTAAGGCAACAGCTGAGCCCATCCCATAGTGCTCTCTCATACCTG GTGCCATGTGATGAAAACTGGAAGAAGGAGGAGCTTAAACGATACTTACTGCGTTCTCCAATCTTGCAATGGGAGGGGACACCTATTCAGCACATGGGCTATCCAAAATACCTTTCACTGGTGCACATCAGCTACATATACACACAG GATCGGTTTTTGCAGGGACCTCAGGAGCGTTTGCTTGTGCTCTTTCCATTCGACCTCCTCATTCTTTCTCTTGACTGTCATCATGTACGTGTGAAATATGAG GGTCGTCTGCCATTAAAGAGCATTAAAGCCATGGAAAGATCTGCACTACATGGCAGACTGGAGTTTGAACTCACAG GTGAACTGATGGAGCCTCTGCTTGTCTCCTGTATTTACCCTGAGGACTATCAAAACTGGATCTTCCAGTTACAACAG CCTGATAAAGTGGCAGATTCATTGCCACATCACACCCCTCCACCTCTGATACCGAAGAAGCGCAGAAGCTGA